A single Drosophila miranda strain MSH22 chromosome XR, D.miranda_PacBio2.1, whole genome shotgun sequence DNA region contains:
- the LOC108151934 gene encoding uncharacterized protein LOC108151934 → MASKPMSSSCQSIATAASSAATTAAAVSISASNATSVGSLIAAACQQQQQHHHHDNQPQSQSQQHHQQSHQPSSHYVNGTGSLGRLKFHKSLDASDEEIEYAQLSQSTHILGRYKSERFLASKPDEDRRRRTIIVEKKNDTYGFTLQSYGIHYKRDEELEMITYVDYVEYGGPAYRSGMREGDVILSINGRDMEKADHKTIVEFIKQCDTRMRMVVLFEDCVRKVDLHMRYIQLQSMLQHKMNELERVHLRERELLEGKWKTHSLPARKKANANTSPSDGEGVSPTEAAGETGFYRPALSTEDVGNIAARQQAAGGGAIIPPPAQFMLTYHYLDPTYRYVLRPTHGSSEDYIDGLGLQRSSSDHQPTAQRFMLHRTESVDTNTISQPTTTAPTQYHSTTSGGATVKPPAPPPRTCEKHKPPAKPPKAEKEKSASGKHYHVGHSCNPCLGHFRWKSTEKSPLPAGDNVSLDAYDLASPCCDTQCVPSRRRHRQHKEHTHKHKHRERERERVESKEQRVRPKSQSHASPSANGGGHHHHHHHHHHSREQQQQQQIQKQQQQQQQQPVPHHHHYHHPPQGQTTPTPCHANSQSGSTRSRYFDLASGLASHCSLHSCTSSEFAPADSASYTTSISTDTLFWDPKSETGQSRQHSTKSRQSYEQPHHQQQQQQQQQPQQHPHQQTHQMPHHHHHHPGYHQRYHVTGTQVQPSQIYPNTISYVQKPKSWDNLATKAAGGYGFGYGYLDTVAVKPPVKLQIAQQRHSMPRRNPYGRFSTYGDVENYAPPPTEFVGELTTTTTTTITAKSTEELMAACDCLSPQQQAALKAAQYQLSQNQKLTHQNSCQMGYYSHLPRPTTDVGTSTSQQVHNGAGDVSTVSEATRL, encoded by the exons ATGGCCAGCAAGCCCATGAGCAGCAGCTGCCAGAGCATTGCAACGGCGGCCAGCAGTGCCGCCACCACAGCAGCCGCCGTCTCCATCTCCGCCTCGAACGCCACCTCGGTGGGCTCCCTTATAGCCGCCGCctgccagcaacagcagcagcaccaccaccacgacAACCAGccgcagtcgcagtcccagcagcaccaccaacaGTCTCATCAGCCATCATCGCACTATGTCAATGGCACTGGCAGCCTGGGCCGCCTCAAGTTCCACAAGAGTCTCGATGCCAGCGATGAGGAGATCGAGTATGCACAG CTATCGCAGTCCACCCACATCCTGGGCCGCTACAAGTCGGAGCGCTTTCTGGCCTCGAAGCCGGATGAGGATCGACGCCGTCGCACCATTATTGTGGAGAAGAAGAACGACACCTACGGCTTCACCTTGCAGAGCTATGGCATCCACTACAAGCGGGACGAGGAGCTGGAGATGATCACCTACGTGGACTATGTGGAGTACGGCGGTCCGGCCTACAGATCTGGTATGCGAGAAGGCGATGTGATACTCTCCATCAATGGCAGGGACATGGAGAAGGCCGATCACAAGACCATCGTGGAGTTCATCAAACAGTGCGACACGAGGATGCGAATGGTGGTGCTCTTCGAGGACTGTGTGCGGAAG GTGGATCTCCACATGCGTTACATTCAACTCCAAAGCATGCTGCAGCACAAGATGAACGAACTGGAGCGGGTGCATCTTAGGGAGCGAGAGCTGCTCGAGGGCAAGTGGAAGACGCACAGTCTGCCCGCGCGGAAGAAGGCCAATGCCAATACATCGCCTAGCGATGGAGAAGGCGTCTCGCCCACTGAAGCAGCGGGCGAAACGGGCTTTTATCGTCCCGCCCTGTCCACAGAGGATGTGGGGAATATAGCTGCCCGCCAGCAGGCGGCAGGAGGGGGAGCTATCATTCCGCCACCGGCACAGTTTATGCTCACGTATCACTATCTGGACCCCACATATCGCTATGTCCTCCGGCCAACGCATGGCAGCTCCGAGGACTACATCGATGGCCTGGGCCTACAGCGGAGCAGCAGCGACCATCAGCCGACGGCCCAACGCTTCATGTTGCACCGCACCGAGTCGGTGGACACTAATACGATCAGTCAACCCACCACCACCGCTCCGACTCAGTACCACAGCACCACCAGCGGAGGTGCCACGGTGAAGCCACCTGCTCCTCCGCCGCGAACCTGTGAAAAGCACAAGCCTCCAGCCAAGCCGCCCAAGGCGGAGAAGGAGAAGTCCGCCTCTGGGAAGCACTACCATGTGGGGCATTCGTGCAATCCATGTCTCGGGCACTTTCGCTGGAAGTCGACGGAGAAGAGTCCTCTGCCGGCCGGGGACAATGTCAGCCTCGATGCCTACGATCTGGCCAGTCCCTGCTGCGATACGCAGTGTGTGCCCAGCCGACGCCGCCATCGCCAGCACAAGGAGCACACTCACAAGCACAAGCATCGCGAGAGGGAGCGGGAAAGGGTGGAGAGCAAGGAGCAGCGGGTTAGACCCAAGTCCCAATCGCATGCCTCGCCCAGTGCCAATGGAGGgggacaccaccaccatcatcatcatcaccatcacaGCCGtgagcaacaacagcagcagcagatacaaaaacagcagcagcaacagcaacagcagccagtGCCCCATCACCATCACTATCATCATCCCCCGCAGGGACAGACTACTCCGACTCCCTGCCATGCGAATTCTCAGTCGGGGAGCACACGTTCCCGCTACTTTGATCTGGCCTCTGGCCTGGCCAGCCACTGTAGCCTCCACTCCTGCACTTCCAGCGAGTTTGCGCCTGCGGACTCTGCCTCCTACACCACCTCCATCAGCACGGATACTCTGTTCTGGGATCCCAAGAGCGAGACGGGACAGTCGCGTCAGCATTCCACCAAGTCCAGACAATCCTACGAGCAGCCGcaccaccaacagcagcagcagcagcagcagcaaccccAACAGCATCCACATCAGCAGACCCACCAGATGCCccaccatcaccatcatcatccGGGCTATCATCAGCGCTACCATGTGACGGGCACACAAGTTCAGCCCTCGCAGATCTACCCCAACACCATATCCTACGTGCAGAAGCCCAAGTCCTGGGACAATCTGGCCACCAAGGCAGCGGGTGGCTATGGCTTCGGCTATGGATACCTGGACACGGTGGCCGTGAAGCCGCCGGTTAAGCTGCAAATCGCTCAGCAGCGTCACTCGATGCCACGTCGCAATCCGTACGGACGCTTCTCCACCTACGGGGATGTGGAGAACTATGCCCCACCGCCCACGGAGTTTGTGGGCGAGCTGACGACCACCACAACGACCACGATTACGGCCAAGTCCACGGAGGAGCTGATGGCCGCCTGCGATTGTCTATCGCCGCAGCAACAGGCGGCCCTCAAGGCGGCCCAATATCAGCTGAGCCAAAACCAGAAGCTGACCCACCAGAACTCTTGTCAAATGGGCTATTACTCGCATCTGCCACGGCCCACGACAGATGTGGGCACCTCCACCAGTCAACAGGTGCACAACGGGGCTGGGGATGTGTCCACGGTGTCGGAAGCAACGCGTCTGTAA
- the LOC108151935 gene encoding protein SCAI isoform X4, with protein sequence MVKMESTEEQDRKLVLEFCHLLEKSKQLFNGLRDLPQYGHRQWQAYFGRTFDVYTKLWKFQQQHRMVLDSKYGLKRWQIGEIASKIGQLYYHYYLRTSETNYLNEAYQFYAAIRGRAYYSRAAKEDRPDLMVKKLRYYARFIVVCLLLKKMKLVRELVTELEKQIQEYTNTYEPEDHLEWSLVLEEIKGFIKAEAAVAVLHADSNPIILSHRLSPLTTPPCERSPHMTLSLQEILIVGSACEQAKFSELTMDMFRMLQTLEREPTESATNPLSMAHGLHGHDASPAASRIPPYGVPGSKGYQENGRHFRDNPHKYLLYKPSISQLMVFLASGVRELPLGGALLLYMSADGCFSTTKHPEDFGYELGGVATCAKRDSVDGGGLSCRGKSYKENHCLYPGDLYPFTRRPMFIVIDSDNSFVFQHIPRYFGQPLVVLMSPQDVPSAFQADVQHHGSLFTLFLHSPLTALCYICNVGDVPIHHWERCQTYVDRFITEASRLVTRCRMDEIEQGIGCIDSSYVQFFGDDFLRTLILRFVFCDVVLRLHRGFRGRHMRPRCEPQLPGSELLEHPSLSHIVFQLASALDVRGHFSEGPECD encoded by the exons ATGGTGAAAATGGAATCCACGGAAGAACAGGATCGAAAGCTAGTCTTGGAGTTTTGCCATTTGCTAGAGAAATCCAAGCAGCTCTTCAATGGGCTCAG GGATCTGCCGCAATATGGTCATCGGCAGTGGCAAGCGTATTTCGGACGCACCTTCGATGTCTATACAAAATTGTGGAAATTCCAGCAGCAACACCGCATGGTGCTCGACTCCAAGTACGGACTGAAGCGTTGGCAGATTGGCGAGATAGCAAGCAAAATTGGCCAGCTCTATTATCACTATTA CTTAAGAACCAGCGAAACCAACTACCTGAATGAGGCGTATCAGTTTTATGCGGCAATACGTGGACGGGCGTATTACTCGCGGGCAGCCAAGGAGGATCGGCCCGATCTGATGGTGAAAAAGCTGCGCTATTATGCCCGCTTCATTGTCGTCTGTCTGCTGCTCAAGAAGATGAAGCTGGTGCGCGAACTGGTCACCGAACTGGAGAAGCAGATACAGGAGTACACCAACAC CTACGAGCCGGAGGATCATTTGGAATGGTCGCTGGTTTTGGAGGAGATCAAGGGCTTCATCAAGGCCGAGGCAGCCGTAGCCGTACTGCATGCCGATTCCAATCCCATCATATTATCGCACAG GTTATCGCCGCTGACAACGCCGCCCTGCGAGCGGTCGCCGCACATGACGCTGAGCCTGCAGGAGATCCTGATCGTGGGCTCTGCCTGTGAGCAGGCCAAGTTCTCGGAACTGACCATGGACATGTTCCGGATGCTGCAGACGCTGGAGCGAGAGCCAACGGAATCGGCAACGAATCCGCTGAGCATGGCGCATGGCCTGCACGGACACGATGCCAGTCCTGCGGCCAGTCGCATTCCACCCTACGGTGTGCCAGGATCCAAGGGTTACCAGGAGAATGGCCGTCATTTTCGAGACAATCCCCACAAGTATCTACTTTATAAGCCTTCGATTAGCCAGCTGATGGTCTTCCTCGCCAGCGGCGTTAGGGAACTGCCACTGGGTGGCGCCTTACTCTTGTACATGTCCGCGGACGGCTGTTTCTCCACCACAAAACATCCCGAAGACT TTGGATATGAGCTGGGCGGCGTCGCCACCTGCGCCAAGCGGGACAGTGTCGATGGCGGGGGACTGTCGTGTCGCGGGAAATCGTACAAGGAGAACCACTGCCTATATCCGGGTGATCTCTATCCGTTCACACGCCGGCCCATGTTCATTGTCATCGACTCGGACAACTCGTTCGTCTTTCAGCACATACCCCGCTACTTTGGCCAGCCGCTGGTCGTACTCATGTCACCGCAAGACGTACCATCCGCATTTCAAG CCGATGTCCAGCATCATGGATCGCTGTTTACGTTGTTCCTGCACTCCCCGCTCACGGCCCTCTGCTACATTTGCAATGTGGGCGATGTGCCCATCCATCATTGGGAACGCTGCCAGACCTATGTGGATCGCTTCATAACGGAGGCCTCGCGCCTGGTCACGCGTTGCCGCATGGATGAGATCGAACAGGGCATAGGCTGTATAG ACTCATCGTATGTTCAGTTCTTTGGCGACGACTTTCTGCGCACACTCATCTTACGTTTCGTCTTCTGTGATGTGGTGCTGCGTTTGCATCGTGGGTTCCGTGGTCGCCACATGCGGCCACGCTGCGAGCCCCAGCTGCCAGGAAGCGAGCTTCTGGAGCATCCATCGTTATCGCACATTGTCTTTCAGCTGGCCTCGGCTCTCGATGTGCGCGGCCATTTCTCGGAGGGGCCGGAGTGCGACTGA
- the LOC108151935 gene encoding protein SCAI isoform X1: MVKMESTEEQDRKLVLEFCHLLEKSKQLFNGLRDLPQYGHRQWQAYFGRTFDVYTKLWKFQQQHRMVLDSKYGLKRWQIGEIASKIGQLYYHYYLRTSETNYLNEAYQFYAAIRGRAYYSRAAKEDRPDLMVKKLRYYARFIVVCLLLKKMKLVRELVTELEKQIQEYTNTFLSYEPEDHLEWSLVLEEIKGFIKAEAAVAVLHADSNPIILSHSGSGSRLSPLTTPPCERSPHMTLSLQEILIVGSACEQAKFSELTMDMFRMLQTLEREPTESATNPLSMAHGLHGHDASPAASRIPPYGVPGSKGYQENGRHFRDNPHKYLLYKPSISQLMVFLASGVRELPLGGALLLYMSADGCFSTTKHPEDFGYELGGVATCAKRDSVDGGGLSCRGKSYKENHCLYPGDLYPFTRRPMFIVIDSDNSFVFQHIPRYFGQPLVVLMSPQDVPSAFQADVQHHGSLFTLFLHSPLTALCYICNVGDVPIHHWERCQTYVDRFITEASRLVTRCRMDEIEQGIGCIDSSYVQFFGDDFLRTLILRFVFCDVVLRLHRGFRGRHMRPRCEPQLPGSELLEHPSLSHIVFQLASALDVRGHFSEGPECD; the protein is encoded by the exons ATGGTGAAAATGGAATCCACGGAAGAACAGGATCGAAAGCTAGTCTTGGAGTTTTGCCATTTGCTAGAGAAATCCAAGCAGCTCTTCAATGGGCTCAG GGATCTGCCGCAATATGGTCATCGGCAGTGGCAAGCGTATTTCGGACGCACCTTCGATGTCTATACAAAATTGTGGAAATTCCAGCAGCAACACCGCATGGTGCTCGACTCCAAGTACGGACTGAAGCGTTGGCAGATTGGCGAGATAGCAAGCAAAATTGGCCAGCTCTATTATCACTATTA CTTAAGAACCAGCGAAACCAACTACCTGAATGAGGCGTATCAGTTTTATGCGGCAATACGTGGACGGGCGTATTACTCGCGGGCAGCCAAGGAGGATCGGCCCGATCTGATGGTGAAAAAGCTGCGCTATTATGCCCGCTTCATTGTCGTCTGTCTGCTGCTCAAGAAGATGAAGCTGGTGCGCGAACTGGTCACCGAACTGGAGAAGCAGATACAGGAGTACACCAACAC TTTTCTCAGCTACGAGCCGGAGGATCATTTGGAATGGTCGCTGGTTTTGGAGGAGATCAAGGGCTTCATCAAGGCCGAGGCAGCCGTAGCCGTACTGCATGCCGATTCCAATCCCATCATATTATCGCACAG TGGTTCCGGTTCTAGGTTATCGCCGCTGACAACGCCGCCCTGCGAGCGGTCGCCGCACATGACGCTGAGCCTGCAGGAGATCCTGATCGTGGGCTCTGCCTGTGAGCAGGCCAAGTTCTCGGAACTGACCATGGACATGTTCCGGATGCTGCAGACGCTGGAGCGAGAGCCAACGGAATCGGCAACGAATCCGCTGAGCATGGCGCATGGCCTGCACGGACACGATGCCAGTCCTGCGGCCAGTCGCATTCCACCCTACGGTGTGCCAGGATCCAAGGGTTACCAGGAGAATGGCCGTCATTTTCGAGACAATCCCCACAAGTATCTACTTTATAAGCCTTCGATTAGCCAGCTGATGGTCTTCCTCGCCAGCGGCGTTAGGGAACTGCCACTGGGTGGCGCCTTACTCTTGTACATGTCCGCGGACGGCTGTTTCTCCACCACAAAACATCCCGAAGACT TTGGATATGAGCTGGGCGGCGTCGCCACCTGCGCCAAGCGGGACAGTGTCGATGGCGGGGGACTGTCGTGTCGCGGGAAATCGTACAAGGAGAACCACTGCCTATATCCGGGTGATCTCTATCCGTTCACACGCCGGCCCATGTTCATTGTCATCGACTCGGACAACTCGTTCGTCTTTCAGCACATACCCCGCTACTTTGGCCAGCCGCTGGTCGTACTCATGTCACCGCAAGACGTACCATCCGCATTTCAAG CCGATGTCCAGCATCATGGATCGCTGTTTACGTTGTTCCTGCACTCCCCGCTCACGGCCCTCTGCTACATTTGCAATGTGGGCGATGTGCCCATCCATCATTGGGAACGCTGCCAGACCTATGTGGATCGCTTCATAACGGAGGCCTCGCGCCTGGTCACGCGTTGCCGCATGGATGAGATCGAACAGGGCATAGGCTGTATAG ACTCATCGTATGTTCAGTTCTTTGGCGACGACTTTCTGCGCACACTCATCTTACGTTTCGTCTTCTGTGATGTGGTGCTGCGTTTGCATCGTGGGTTCCGTGGTCGCCACATGCGGCCACGCTGCGAGCCCCAGCTGCCAGGAAGCGAGCTTCTGGAGCATCCATCGTTATCGCACATTGTCTTTCAGCTGGCCTCGGCTCTCGATGTGCGCGGCCATTTCTCGGAGGGGCCGGAGTGCGACTGA
- the LOC108151935 gene encoding protein SCAI isoform X3, translating to MVKMESTEEQDRKLVLEFCHLLEKSKQLFNGLRDLPQYGHRQWQAYFGRTFDVYTKLWKFQQQHRMVLDSKYGLKRWQIGEIASKIGQLYYHYYLRTSETNYLNEAYQFYAAIRGRAYYSRAAKEDRPDLMVKKLRYYARFIVVCLLLKKMKLVRELVTELEKQIQEYTNTFLSYEPEDHLEWSLVLEEIKGFIKAEAAVAVLHADSNPIILSHRLSPLTTPPCERSPHMTLSLQEILIVGSACEQAKFSELTMDMFRMLQTLEREPTESATNPLSMAHGLHGHDASPAASRIPPYGVPGSKGYQENGRHFRDNPHKYLLYKPSISQLMVFLASGVRELPLGGALLLYMSADGCFSTTKHPEDFGYELGGVATCAKRDSVDGGGLSCRGKSYKENHCLYPGDLYPFTRRPMFIVIDSDNSFVFQHIPRYFGQPLVVLMSPQDVPSAFQADVQHHGSLFTLFLHSPLTALCYICNVGDVPIHHWERCQTYVDRFITEASRLVTRCRMDEIEQGIGCIDSSYVQFFGDDFLRTLILRFVFCDVVLRLHRGFRGRHMRPRCEPQLPGSELLEHPSLSHIVFQLASALDVRGHFSEGPECD from the exons ATGGTGAAAATGGAATCCACGGAAGAACAGGATCGAAAGCTAGTCTTGGAGTTTTGCCATTTGCTAGAGAAATCCAAGCAGCTCTTCAATGGGCTCAG GGATCTGCCGCAATATGGTCATCGGCAGTGGCAAGCGTATTTCGGACGCACCTTCGATGTCTATACAAAATTGTGGAAATTCCAGCAGCAACACCGCATGGTGCTCGACTCCAAGTACGGACTGAAGCGTTGGCAGATTGGCGAGATAGCAAGCAAAATTGGCCAGCTCTATTATCACTATTA CTTAAGAACCAGCGAAACCAACTACCTGAATGAGGCGTATCAGTTTTATGCGGCAATACGTGGACGGGCGTATTACTCGCGGGCAGCCAAGGAGGATCGGCCCGATCTGATGGTGAAAAAGCTGCGCTATTATGCCCGCTTCATTGTCGTCTGTCTGCTGCTCAAGAAGATGAAGCTGGTGCGCGAACTGGTCACCGAACTGGAGAAGCAGATACAGGAGTACACCAACAC TTTTCTCAGCTACGAGCCGGAGGATCATTTGGAATGGTCGCTGGTTTTGGAGGAGATCAAGGGCTTCATCAAGGCCGAGGCAGCCGTAGCCGTACTGCATGCCGATTCCAATCCCATCATATTATCGCACAG GTTATCGCCGCTGACAACGCCGCCCTGCGAGCGGTCGCCGCACATGACGCTGAGCCTGCAGGAGATCCTGATCGTGGGCTCTGCCTGTGAGCAGGCCAAGTTCTCGGAACTGACCATGGACATGTTCCGGATGCTGCAGACGCTGGAGCGAGAGCCAACGGAATCGGCAACGAATCCGCTGAGCATGGCGCATGGCCTGCACGGACACGATGCCAGTCCTGCGGCCAGTCGCATTCCACCCTACGGTGTGCCAGGATCCAAGGGTTACCAGGAGAATGGCCGTCATTTTCGAGACAATCCCCACAAGTATCTACTTTATAAGCCTTCGATTAGCCAGCTGATGGTCTTCCTCGCCAGCGGCGTTAGGGAACTGCCACTGGGTGGCGCCTTACTCTTGTACATGTCCGCGGACGGCTGTTTCTCCACCACAAAACATCCCGAAGACT TTGGATATGAGCTGGGCGGCGTCGCCACCTGCGCCAAGCGGGACAGTGTCGATGGCGGGGGACTGTCGTGTCGCGGGAAATCGTACAAGGAGAACCACTGCCTATATCCGGGTGATCTCTATCCGTTCACACGCCGGCCCATGTTCATTGTCATCGACTCGGACAACTCGTTCGTCTTTCAGCACATACCCCGCTACTTTGGCCAGCCGCTGGTCGTACTCATGTCACCGCAAGACGTACCATCCGCATTTCAAG CCGATGTCCAGCATCATGGATCGCTGTTTACGTTGTTCCTGCACTCCCCGCTCACGGCCCTCTGCTACATTTGCAATGTGGGCGATGTGCCCATCCATCATTGGGAACGCTGCCAGACCTATGTGGATCGCTTCATAACGGAGGCCTCGCGCCTGGTCACGCGTTGCCGCATGGATGAGATCGAACAGGGCATAGGCTGTATAG ACTCATCGTATGTTCAGTTCTTTGGCGACGACTTTCTGCGCACACTCATCTTACGTTTCGTCTTCTGTGATGTGGTGCTGCGTTTGCATCGTGGGTTCCGTGGTCGCCACATGCGGCCACGCTGCGAGCCCCAGCTGCCAGGAAGCGAGCTTCTGGAGCATCCATCGTTATCGCACATTGTCTTTCAGCTGGCCTCGGCTCTCGATGTGCGCGGCCATTTCTCGGAGGGGCCGGAGTGCGACTGA
- the LOC108151935 gene encoding protein SCAI isoform X2: MVKMESTEEQDRKLVLEFCHLLEKSKQLFNGLRDLPQYGHRQWQAYFGRTFDVYTKLWKFQQQHRMVLDSKYGLKRWQIGEIASKIGQLYYHYYLRTSETNYLNEAYQFYAAIRGRAYYSRAAKEDRPDLMVKKLRYYARFIVVCLLLKKMKLVRELVTELEKQIQEYTNTYEPEDHLEWSLVLEEIKGFIKAEAAVAVLHADSNPIILSHSGSGSRLSPLTTPPCERSPHMTLSLQEILIVGSACEQAKFSELTMDMFRMLQTLEREPTESATNPLSMAHGLHGHDASPAASRIPPYGVPGSKGYQENGRHFRDNPHKYLLYKPSISQLMVFLASGVRELPLGGALLLYMSADGCFSTTKHPEDFGYELGGVATCAKRDSVDGGGLSCRGKSYKENHCLYPGDLYPFTRRPMFIVIDSDNSFVFQHIPRYFGQPLVVLMSPQDVPSAFQADVQHHGSLFTLFLHSPLTALCYICNVGDVPIHHWERCQTYVDRFITEASRLVTRCRMDEIEQGIGCIDSSYVQFFGDDFLRTLILRFVFCDVVLRLHRGFRGRHMRPRCEPQLPGSELLEHPSLSHIVFQLASALDVRGHFSEGPECD; the protein is encoded by the exons ATGGTGAAAATGGAATCCACGGAAGAACAGGATCGAAAGCTAGTCTTGGAGTTTTGCCATTTGCTAGAGAAATCCAAGCAGCTCTTCAATGGGCTCAG GGATCTGCCGCAATATGGTCATCGGCAGTGGCAAGCGTATTTCGGACGCACCTTCGATGTCTATACAAAATTGTGGAAATTCCAGCAGCAACACCGCATGGTGCTCGACTCCAAGTACGGACTGAAGCGTTGGCAGATTGGCGAGATAGCAAGCAAAATTGGCCAGCTCTATTATCACTATTA CTTAAGAACCAGCGAAACCAACTACCTGAATGAGGCGTATCAGTTTTATGCGGCAATACGTGGACGGGCGTATTACTCGCGGGCAGCCAAGGAGGATCGGCCCGATCTGATGGTGAAAAAGCTGCGCTATTATGCCCGCTTCATTGTCGTCTGTCTGCTGCTCAAGAAGATGAAGCTGGTGCGCGAACTGGTCACCGAACTGGAGAAGCAGATACAGGAGTACACCAACAC CTACGAGCCGGAGGATCATTTGGAATGGTCGCTGGTTTTGGAGGAGATCAAGGGCTTCATCAAGGCCGAGGCAGCCGTAGCCGTACTGCATGCCGATTCCAATCCCATCATATTATCGCACAG TGGTTCCGGTTCTAGGTTATCGCCGCTGACAACGCCGCCCTGCGAGCGGTCGCCGCACATGACGCTGAGCCTGCAGGAGATCCTGATCGTGGGCTCTGCCTGTGAGCAGGCCAAGTTCTCGGAACTGACCATGGACATGTTCCGGATGCTGCAGACGCTGGAGCGAGAGCCAACGGAATCGGCAACGAATCCGCTGAGCATGGCGCATGGCCTGCACGGACACGATGCCAGTCCTGCGGCCAGTCGCATTCCACCCTACGGTGTGCCAGGATCCAAGGGTTACCAGGAGAATGGCCGTCATTTTCGAGACAATCCCCACAAGTATCTACTTTATAAGCCTTCGATTAGCCAGCTGATGGTCTTCCTCGCCAGCGGCGTTAGGGAACTGCCACTGGGTGGCGCCTTACTCTTGTACATGTCCGCGGACGGCTGTTTCTCCACCACAAAACATCCCGAAGACT TTGGATATGAGCTGGGCGGCGTCGCCACCTGCGCCAAGCGGGACAGTGTCGATGGCGGGGGACTGTCGTGTCGCGGGAAATCGTACAAGGAGAACCACTGCCTATATCCGGGTGATCTCTATCCGTTCACACGCCGGCCCATGTTCATTGTCATCGACTCGGACAACTCGTTCGTCTTTCAGCACATACCCCGCTACTTTGGCCAGCCGCTGGTCGTACTCATGTCACCGCAAGACGTACCATCCGCATTTCAAG CCGATGTCCAGCATCATGGATCGCTGTTTACGTTGTTCCTGCACTCCCCGCTCACGGCCCTCTGCTACATTTGCAATGTGGGCGATGTGCCCATCCATCATTGGGAACGCTGCCAGACCTATGTGGATCGCTTCATAACGGAGGCCTCGCGCCTGGTCACGCGTTGCCGCATGGATGAGATCGAACAGGGCATAGGCTGTATAG ACTCATCGTATGTTCAGTTCTTTGGCGACGACTTTCTGCGCACACTCATCTTACGTTTCGTCTTCTGTGATGTGGTGCTGCGTTTGCATCGTGGGTTCCGTGGTCGCCACATGCGGCCACGCTGCGAGCCCCAGCTGCCAGGAAGCGAGCTTCTGGAGCATCCATCGTTATCGCACATTGTCTTTCAGCTGGCCTCGGCTCTCGATGTGCGCGGCCATTTCTCGGAGGGGCCGGAGTGCGACTGA